Within the Nocardioides humi genome, the region AGCCCGGCGGCCGGCTGCATCATCGCCCCGACGACCCAGCCGGCACCGCTCAGCTCCTCCGTGTTCAGCCCGCCGTGCGGCCCGACCAGCTGGCCGCCGTCGTGACCGACCACGACCTGGCAGACGGGGTACTGCAGCACCCGCTGCACCGACGTCTCCCCCGGCAGCAGCGACCAGACCGGCAACCAGAACCGGCGTACGACGTCCGCGAGCTCCGGCGGCGCGGCGTACCGCCGCAGTGACGGGCTGAACCCCCGCACGTCGCGCAGGTGCGCGGGCTCGTCGACGTCGAGCGGTCCGTCGGGTCTCCAGCGCATGTGTCGGATTCTTTCAAGACACTGTCGGTGCGCCGAGGGAAGGTGGAGACATGACCTCTCCCGTGACCGAGCTCATCGCGTTCACCATCGACAGCGCCGACGCCGCGAAGGCGGCACGGTTCTACGCCGACCTGACCGGCGGCGAGGTCACCGGCGACTACCCGGAGTACGGCTACGCCTCGGCGTCCGTCCTCGGCGCCACGTTCAACTTCCAGACCGTCGCCGACTACGCCCGCCCCGAGTGGCCGGGCCAGGAGCACCCCCAGCAGTTCCACCTGGACTTCCGGGTCCCCGACCTCGAGAGCGCGACCGAGCACGCCCGCGCCCTGGGCGCCACCGTCGCCGGCACCCAGCCGGCGGCCGAGGCCGGTGGCTCCTGGCGGGTGATGATCGACCCCGACGGGCACCCGTTCTGCCTGTGCCCGCCGCAAGAGGCTTAGAGGTTCCCGAGAACCGGTGACAGGCGGGCGCACCCGGGAGCATCATGGGGCGATGCGCCGGGTGCACCCCCCTCTCCCGAGCGCGGGCGCGGCCTACCTGGACGCCCGCGGAGACGGCCGTGCGCTGCGCGTCAGCTGGCACTCCGAGGCGGAGCTCGTGGTGCTGTCGCTGTGGCGCGACAACGTCTGCACGGCCACCTTCCAGCTCGACGTGGCGGACGTGCCGGGCCTGGTCGACCTGCTCTCGGCCCGGTTCGCCGCCGAGACCACGGAGTCGGCGGCGGTCAGCCCACGGTGCGGATGAGCTTCTTGTTGACGAACTCCTCCATGCCGTAGCGGCCGAGCTCGCGGCCGAAGCCGGAGCGCTTGATGCCGCCGAAGGGCAGCTCGGCGGCGTCGAGGCCGACGCCGTTGACGAACACCATGCCGGCCTCGATCTGGTCGGCGACCCGCTGCGCCTGGGCCGAATCCGCCGTGAAGACGTACGACCCGAGGCCGTAGGGGGTGTCATTGGCGATCCGGACGGCGTCGTCCTCGTCCGTCGCGCGGAACACCATGGCGACCGGGCCGAACAGCTCCTGACGGTACGCCGGGTTGTCGGTGCCGATGCCGGAGAGCACGCCGGTCGGGTAGAACGCGCCGTCGCGCTCGCCCGCGGTGGCGAGGGTGGCGCCGCCGGCGACGGCCTCCTCGACCTGGCGGCCGAGGTTCTCGGCAGCGGCCAGCGAGGAGAGCGGCGAGCCGGGGGAGGCGGCGAGGAGGGCGTCGGTGAAGCGGGAGACGAAGTCGTCGTAGAGGTCGTCGACGACGACGAACCTCTTGCCGGCGTTGCAGGCCTGCCCGGTGTTCTCCATCCGGGCTGACACCGCGGCCGCGACCGTGGCGTCGAGGTCGTCGCTGCCGAGCACGACGAACGGGTCGGAGCCGCCGAGCTCGAGCACGCACTTCTTCAGGTTGCGGCCGGCGATCTCCGCGACGGCCGCGCCGGCACGCTCCGAGCCGGTCAGCGAGACCCCCTGGATCCGCGGGTCGGCGATCACGTCCGCGATCTGCTCGTTCGTCGCGTAGACGTTGACGTACGCGCCCTCCGGGTAGCCGGCGTCGAGGAAGACCTGCTGGAGCAGCGCGGCCGACCGCGGGCACTGCGGGGCGTGCTTGAGCACGATGGTGTTGCCGAGCGCCAGGTTGGGGGCGGCGAACCGGGCGACCTGGTACGCCGGGAAGTTCCACGGCATGATCCCGAGCAGGGCGCCGACGGGCGCGCGCCGGATGACGGCCGTGCCCTCGCCGTCGCCGAGCTCGATCGGCTCGTCGGCCAGGAAGCGCTCGGCGTTGTCGGCGTAGAACTCGTAGATCGCGGCCGAGAAGTCGACCTCGCCCTCGGCGTCCTCGAGCGGCTTGCCCATCTCCTCGACCATCGCGGCGGACAGCTCGGCGCTGCGCTCACGGTGCAGCTCGGCGACCCGGCGCAGCAGGGCGGCCCGGTCGGCGACGGTCGAGGTCCGCCCCCACGAGGCGTACGCCGATGCGGCAGCGTCGACCGCGGCCGCGACCTCGGCGTCGGTGGCGGTGGGGAAGGTCTCGACCAGCTCCCCGGTCGCGGGGTTGCGGACGGCGTACTCGGTCATGGGGGCTCCTTCGGGTCGGAAACAGCAGGTCAGCGGGCGGCCTCGACGTCCGAGGACAGTCGCTGCGCGAGCCAGACGGGGAGGATCGAGAAGACGATCAGGACGACGGCGACGACGTTGACCACCGGCGCCTGGTTGGGGCGGAACATGTTGTTGAGAATCCAGATCGGGAGGGTGGTCGCGCCGTTGCCGGCGGTGAACGTGGTCACGATGATCTCGTCGAAGCTCAGTGCGAAGGCCAGCATGCCACCTGCGAGGAGGGCCGAGCGGAGCTGCGGGAGGGTGACCAGCCGGAAGGTGGTGAGCACCCCCGCGCCGAGGTCGGCCGAGGCCTCCTCGAGGCTGGTGCCGAGCCGCCGCAGCCGGGCCTGCACGTTGTTGAACACGGTGACGATGCAGAACGTCGCGTGCGCGATCACGATCGTCCAGATCGACAGGTCGACGCCGAGGATCCCCTTGAACCCGTTGTTGAGCGCGATGCCGGTCACCACGCCGGGCAGCGCGATCGGCAGGATCACCAGCAGGTTGACCGAGCTCTTGCCGAAGAACGAGTACCGCTGCAGGGCGAGCGCGAGCAGCGTGCCGAGCAGGAGCGCCAGCGCGGTGGCGACGACCGCCACCTGCAAGCTGGTCACCAGGGCCTCGCGGACGCCGGAGCTGTGCGCGGCCCGCTCCCACCACTCGAAGGTGACGCCCCGCGGCGGCCAGGTCATCGACTGGCTCGGGTTGACCGAGTTGGCCACCACGATCAGCAGCGGAAGGTAGATCAGCGCCAGCACGCCGAAGGTGAGGCCGGCCAGGACCCGGCGGGCGAGCGGACTGAGGGTCATCGCAGGCTCTCCATCACAGGTTCTCCAGGGCGCCGGTACGTCGGATCGCGGTCAGCAGCACGAGCATCACCACGATCGGGATCATCGCGATCGCCGCCGCCAGCGGCAGGTTGTTGGCCGCGCCGGCGTTGATGAAGATCAGGTTGCCGAGCATCTGGCTGGCGCCCCCGACGATGTTGACGGTGATGTAGTCGCCCATGGTGAGCGAGAAGCTGAAGATCGCGCCGGCCACGATGCCGGGTACGAGCAACGGCAGCACGATCGAGCGCAGCACCATGCCGGTGGGCGCGCCGAGGTCGCCGGCCGCCTCGAGCAGCGAGTCGGGGACCCGCTCGAGCGCGGCGTAGATCGGCAGGATGACGTAGGGCAGCCAGATGTAGGCCTGGGTGATGACGACCGCGGTCAGCCCGTACCCGGGCGAGCCGATGCCGGTCCACTCGGCCAGGCCACCCTCGGACAGCACGATCCGCCAGGCGAAGACCTTGACCAGGTAGCTGGCCCACAGCGGGGTGAGCACCGCGACCACGAGCATCCGGCGGACCCGCGGCGAGGCGACCTTCGCCATGTAGAAGGCGATCGGCAGCGCGATGGCCACGTCGATCACGGTCACCGCGGCCGCGACGCCGACCGTGCGGAGGGCGACCTTGCGGTAGACCTCGTTCTCGAGGAGCGTGCGGAAGTTGTCCAGCGTCCACGAGCGGTCGATCTCGCTGCTCAGGCTGTCCACCGACCACAGCGAGGTGATCAGCAGCGCCGCCAGCGCGACGACGTACACGAGCAGCATCCAGGCGAGCGGCGCGGACAGCAGGAGCGAGAGTCGCAGCCACACCATGCGGTGCAGCAGCCGGGACCCCGGCCGGGCCACCGGGCCCCGCGGTGCGGGGTCGGTGGTCCGGCCGGGCCGGGTCTGGGTGGACGTGGCGGACATGATCAGCCCTTGATCTCCGTCCACGCCTCGGTCCACTGGGCGTAGTCGGTGCACTCGACGTCGGTCCGGCCGTCCAGGCACTTCTTGATCGGGGTGCGCCAGAACCACAGCTGCTCGGCGTACGCCTCGTCACCGGCGTGGAAGGTGTCGCAGTGGTCGGGGTCGGTCGTCTTCGCGCACGCCTCGGGGCTGTTGGGCGCCTCGCCGAAGTACTCGGTCGCCTGCGCGTTCGCCTCGGGGCTGAGGATGTAGTCCATCCACTGGTAGGCGCAGTTGGGGTGCTTGGCCTGCGAGGAGAGCATCCAGGTGTCGTTCCACGCGGTCGCGCCCTCGGTGGGCAGGGTGACGTCGACGTCCTTGTTCTCGATGCTGTTCTTGATCACCTGCCAGGTGGTGCCGACGACCGAGTCGCCGGTCTCGAACGCCTGGACCTCCTTGAGGTAGTCCGACCAGTACTCGCCGACGTACTGGCGCTGCTCCTTGAGCAGCGCCACCGATGCGGCGAGCTGGTCCTCGTCGAGCGCGTAGGGGTTCTCGATGCCCAGCTCGGGCTGGGTCTTCATGAGGTACAGCGCGGCGTCGGCGATGTA harbors:
- a CDS encoding VOC family protein, with product MTSPVTELIAFTIDSADAAKAARFYADLTGGEVTGDYPEYGYASASVLGATFNFQTVADYARPEWPGQEHPQQFHLDFRVPDLESATEHARALGATVAGTQPAAEAGGSWRVMIDPDGHPFCLCPPQEA
- a CDS encoding NAD-dependent succinate-semialdehyde dehydrogenase, producing the protein MTEYAVRNPATGELVETFPTATDAEVAAAVDAAASAYASWGRTSTVADRAALLRRVAELHRERSAELSAAMVEEMGKPLEDAEGEVDFSAAIYEFYADNAERFLADEPIELGDGEGTAVIRRAPVGALLGIMPWNFPAYQVARFAAPNLALGNTIVLKHAPQCPRSAALLQQVFLDAGYPEGAYVNVYATNEQIADVIADPRIQGVSLTGSERAGAAVAEIAGRNLKKCVLELGGSDPFVVLGSDDLDATVAAAVSARMENTGQACNAGKRFVVVDDLYDDFVSRFTDALLAASPGSPLSSLAAAENLGRQVEEAVAGGATLATAGERDGAFYPTGVLSGIGTDNPAYRQELFGPVAMVFRATDEDDAVRIANDTPYGLGSYVFTADSAQAQRVADQIEAGMVFVNGVGLDAAELPFGGIKRSGFGRELGRYGMEEFVNKKLIRTVG
- a CDS encoding ABC transporter permease, which gives rise to MTLSPLARRVLAGLTFGVLALIYLPLLIVVANSVNPSQSMTWPPRGVTFEWWERAAHSSGVREALVTSLQVAVVATALALLLGTLLALALQRYSFFGKSSVNLLVILPIALPGVVTGIALNNGFKGILGVDLSIWTIVIAHATFCIVTVFNNVQARLRRLGTSLEEASADLGAGVLTTFRLVTLPQLRSALLAGGMLAFALSFDEIIVTTFTAGNGATTLPIWILNNMFRPNQAPVVNVVAVVLIVFSILPVWLAQRLSSDVEAAR
- a CDS encoding ABC transporter permease, translating into MSATSTQTRPGRTTDPAPRGPVARPGSRLLHRMVWLRLSLLLSAPLAWMLLVYVVALAALLITSLWSVDSLSSEIDRSWTLDNFRTLLENEVYRKVALRTVGVAAAVTVIDVAIALPIAFYMAKVASPRVRRMLVVAVLTPLWASYLVKVFAWRIVLSEGGLAEWTGIGSPGYGLTAVVITQAYIWLPYVILPIYAALERVPDSLLEAAGDLGAPTGMVLRSIVLPLLVPGIVAGAIFSFSLTMGDYITVNIVGGASQMLGNLIFINAGAANNLPLAAAIAMIPIVVMLVLLTAIRRTGALENL